One stretch of Ictalurus punctatus breed USDA103 chromosome 5, Coco_2.0, whole genome shotgun sequence DNA includes these proteins:
- the cdc45 gene encoding cell division control protein 45 homolog, whose translation MFLTDIRKEFYDVVVNQRVALLVSSDIDALCACKILQALFHCDQVQYTLVPVTGWQDLGTAFLEHKEQYRYFVLINCGANADLLETLQPEEDSVFFICDTHRPVDVVNVYNDTQIKLLIKQDDDLGVPSYDDVFRDDEDEDSDGGDSGNESDGGSEPSGKRRRFDEGALERRIERQRARREWEARRRDILFDYEQYEYHGTSAAIVIFELAWVMTKDTRDMLWWSIIGLTDQWVHEKITHIKYVTDIATLQRHVSRHNHRNEDEKNSVSIDCMRITFEYDLRLALYQHWSLYESICNSCYTSCSFKLWSINGQKKLQEFLADMGLPLKQVRQKFNSMDMSIKENLREVIEESSNKFGMKDIRVQTFGVHFGFKNRFLASDVVHAAAALLENVEKDETATDNFIKALDCLSRSNIERMHLGIDLAKKKLKAIRQTVASCICTNLILSQGPFLYCHLLEGTPDVKLFSKPMALTLLCKYLLKAFVCSTRNKRCKLLPLIMAAPMDVEKGTVIVLGIPPESETSNKKNFFGRAFEKAAESTSSRTLHDHFDTSIIELKMEDKGKFLDALITLLS comes from the exons ATGTTTCTAACAGACATTAGAAAAGAGTTTTATGATGTTGTGGTTAATCAG AGAGTGGCTCTGCTCGTGTCCTCGGACATCGACGCGCTGTGTGCGTGTAAAATCCTACAG GCTTTGTTCCACTGTGATCAGGTGCAGTATACACTGGTTCCTGTGACAGGATGGCAGGACCTCGGTACAGCTTTTCTAGAACATAAGGAACAG TACCGATATTTTGTCCTGATTAATTGTGGGGCAAATGCGGACCTGTTGGAGACTCTCCAGCCTGAAGAAGATTCGGTGTTCTTCATCTGTGATACCCACAGGCCTGTTGATGTGGTGAACGTTTACAACGACACACAG ATCAAACTGCTAATTAAACAAGATGATGACCTTGGTGTGCCCTCCTATGATGACGTTTTCcgtgatgatgaggatgaagacaGCGATGGAGGGGATTCTGGGAATGAGAGTGATGGTGGCTCAGAGCCATCTGGGAAACGGCGGCGTTTTGATGAG GGAGCGTTGGAGAGGAGAATCGAGAGGCAGCGAGCGAGGAGAGAGTGGGAGGCTCGAAG GAGGGATATCCTGTTCGACTATGAGCAGTACGAGTACCATGGCACTTCA GCTGCAATAGTTATTTTTGAGCTGGCCTGGGTTATGACCAAAGACACCAGAGACATGTTGTG GTGGAGCATCATTGGTCTGACTGATCAGTGGGTCCATGAAAAAATCACACA TATCAAGTATGTAACCGACATCGCTACTCTGCAGAGGCACGTGTCCCGCCATAACCATCGCAACGAGGATGAAAAGAACTCCGTCTCTATCGACTGCATGAGGATCACTTTTGAATACGA CTTGAGATTGGCTTTGTACCAGCACTGGTCACTGTATGAGAGCATCTGCAACTCCTGCTATACCTCCTGCAGTTTTAAACTCTGGTCTATAAATGGGCAAAAAAAACTGCAGGAGTTCCTGGCAGACATGGG CCTCCCACTCAAACAGGTGCGACAGAAGTTTAACTCCATGGACATGTCAATCAAGGAGAACCTGCGAGAGGTCATTGAGGAATCCTCCAACAAATTTGG AATGAAGGACATCCGTGTACAGACATTTGGCGTGCACTTTGGTTTCAAGAATCGTTTCTTGGCAAGTGATGTGGTGCATGCTGCTGCAGCCCTGTTGGAGAATGTGGAGAAGGATGAAACTGCTACAGACAACTTTATCAAAGCTCTGGATTGCCTCTCAAG gaGTAACATAGAAAGGATGCACTTGGGGATTGATCTTGCTAAGAAAAAGCTGAAGGCTATTCGGCAGACAGTTGCCAGCTGCATCTGCACTAATCTCATTCTCTCACAAGGACCCTTTCTCTACTGCCATTTACTGGAG GGAACCCCAGATGTAAAGCTCTTTTCCAAGCCTATGGCCCTGACTCTGCTCTGTAAATACCTGCTCAAGGCCTTTGTCTGCTCT ACTCGAAATAAGCGCTGCAAGCTGTTGCCACTCATTATGGCTGCTCCTATGGATGTGGAGAAGGGCACTGTCATAGTCTTAGGCATTCCACCCGAGTCTGAGACCTCTAACAAGAAAAA TTTCTTTGGCAGGGCCTTTGAGAAAGCTGCTGAAAGTACAAGCTCCAGGACACTCCACGATCACTTTGACACTTCAA TTATTGAGCTGAAGATGGAAGACAAAGGAAAATTTCTTGATGCCCTCATTACCCTGCTGTCCTAA
- the cldn5a gene encoding claudin 5a translates to MASAGLELIGLTLAVLGSLLEMTACGLPTWKVAAHIEGNIVVSQTMWDGLWMSCAVQSTGQMQCKVHDSMLALSGAKQVARALTVFSSVLCVLALLAVIAGAQCTNCIRAELVKVRLVNVGGALYIVSALLLLVPVCWMANQIITDFYSPLVPTSQKSEMGAALYIGWAAAGLLLLGGSVLCCSCPPSSAASTGYSVNYAPTKRATTNGDYDKRNYV, encoded by the coding sequence ATGGCCTCGGCGGGTCTGGAGCTGATTGGCCTGACGCTAGCTGTGCTCGGCTCGCTGTTAGAGATGACGGCGTGCGGTCTGCCCACGTGGAAGGTGGCGGCGCACATTGAAGGAAACATCGTGGTGTCGCAGACCATGTGGGACGGCCTGTGGATGTCTTGTGCTGTGCAGAGCACGGGACAGATGCAGTGTAAGGTGCACGACTCGATGCTGGCGCTCAGCGGCGCCAAGCAGGTGGCGCGCGCGCTCACTGTGTTCTCGTCCGTGCTGTGCGTGCTGGCGCTGCTGGCCGTGATCGCCGGAGCGCAGTGCACCAACTGCATCCGTGCCGAGCTCGTAAAGGTGAGACTGGTGAACGTCGGAGGAGCGCTGTACATCGTCAGCGCCCTGCTTTTACTCGTGCCCGTCTGCTGGATGGCCAACCAGATCATCACCGACTTTTACAGCCCGCTCGTGCCTACGTCCCAAAAGAGCGAGATGGGCGCCGCGCTCTACATCGGCTGGGCGGCCGCGGGCCTCCTGCTGCTGGGCGGCTCGGTGCTCTGTTGCTCGTGTCCGCCATCATCAGCGGCCAGTACGGGTTACTCAGTCAACTACGCGCCCACGAAAAGAGCCACGACCAACGGAGACTACGACAAGCGGAACTACGTGTAA